In Curtobacterium sp. TC1, the following proteins share a genomic window:
- a CDS encoding ABC transporter substrate-binding protein has protein sequence MDRRAFLVGGVAGGAALALAGCSGTLPKVDAKAASFGKDATGTVHVWCRSATQAGLTSAVAGFNKANPKLQVELTPVPDGQYVTKLATAIRGGEPPDVVDIDDINSQLFIFREAFADLTDVVKGLDYFDAISPGHLRLLEYRDRYYGLPYLADNSQLFVNTELFDRAGLDVEESTTDLSTLLDAAKAIRKLDDDVYGWSISGNAAGIIGFVTQPHVWATGVDMMSGEVGKQTANITGNEALERMLEFYRQLWKDGVLSKATYADAGTTWGADFRAGKVGIFPTSYGATVPAATKAMRARMQTVLIPSWDGQRSFFDGGDNMCIPNGAANPSGGWAFMQYANGLQQQQALPDGGYFPTRSDAATPEYRKRFPLAFGPLDAIEKGYAPQTLAYNLLVNQPSSPYFAMFREAVFGSGTAAAMRTAQADYTRILDQVQA, from the coding sequence GTGGACCGCAGAGCGTTCCTGGTCGGCGGTGTCGCCGGCGGCGCAGCACTCGCCCTGGCGGGGTGCTCCGGCACCCTGCCGAAGGTCGACGCGAAGGCCGCGAGCTTCGGGAAGGACGCGACCGGCACCGTGCACGTCTGGTGCCGGTCCGCGACCCAGGCCGGGCTGACCTCGGCGGTGGCCGGGTTCAACAAGGCGAACCCGAAGCTGCAGGTCGAGCTGACCCCGGTGCCGGACGGGCAGTACGTGACGAAGCTCGCGACGGCCATCCGCGGTGGTGAGCCGCCGGACGTGGTGGACATCGACGACATCAACTCGCAGCTGTTCATCTTCCGCGAGGCGTTCGCCGACCTGACCGACGTCGTCAAGGGCCTCGACTACTTCGACGCGATCTCGCCGGGGCACCTGCGGCTGCTCGAGTACCGCGACCGGTACTACGGACTGCCCTACCTGGCGGACAACTCGCAGCTGTTCGTCAACACGGAGCTGTTCGACCGGGCCGGGCTCGACGTCGAGGAGTCGACGACGGACCTCTCCACGCTGCTCGACGCGGCGAAGGCCATCCGGAAGCTCGACGACGACGTCTACGGGTGGTCGATCTCCGGCAACGCCGCCGGCATCATCGGCTTCGTCACGCAGCCGCACGTGTGGGCGACGGGCGTCGACATGATGTCGGGCGAGGTGGGCAAGCAGACCGCGAACATCACCGGCAACGAAGCGCTGGAGCGGATGCTCGAGTTCTACCGGCAGCTCTGGAAGGACGGCGTGCTGTCGAAGGCGACGTACGCCGACGCCGGCACCACGTGGGGCGCCGACTTCCGGGCCGGCAAGGTGGGGATCTTCCCGACCTCGTACGGCGCGACCGTGCCCGCGGCCACCAAGGCGATGCGGGCGAGGATGCAGACGGTGCTCATCCCGTCGTGGGACGGCCAGCGGTCGTTCTTCGACGGCGGCGACAACATGTGCATCCCGAACGGGGCGGCGAACCCGTCCGGCGGCTGGGCGTTCATGCAGTACGCGAACGGCCTGCAGCAGCAGCAGGCCCTGCCCGACGGCGGGTACTTCCCCACCCGATCCGACGCCGCGACGCCCGAGTACCGGAAGCGGTTCCCGCTGGCGTTCGGCCCGCTCGACGCCATCGAGAAGGGCTACGCGCCGCAGACCCTGGCCTACAACCTGCTCGTCAACCAGCCGTCGTCGCCGTACTTCGCGATGTTCCGCGAGGCCGTGTTCGGTTCGGGCACCGCTGCCGCGATGCGGACGGCGCAGGCGGACTACACCCGCATCCTCGACCAGGTCCAGGCCTGA
- a CDS encoding LacI family DNA-binding transcriptional regulator — MTLERTGVDRGAQPVRITDVAALAGVSIGTASKALNGTGQLRDSTRARVKDAAEKLGFVGDARARALSSGRTYTVGMITTDSFGRFSIPVLLGAEDALSAGQMAVLLCDTRDDHVRETHYLRSLAARGVDGIIVTGRSADARPPIDVSIPVVYAFTPSTSADDVSITLDDEAGSAAVAAHVLTLGRSRVAVVTGPSRHRSAERRVAGAASVLGSRLVTPPLFGEWSERWGRQAVDVLARQSPDVDAIVCGSDQIARGVCDRLRELGRSVPGDVAVTGFDDWDVMALASRPPLTTVDLRLEELGRVAGQALLGLIDGGAAASASVAPALVIRESTAGP; from the coding sequence GTGACCCTCGAGCGCACCGGTGTCGACCGCGGCGCGCAGCCCGTCCGCATCACCGACGTCGCCGCGCTCGCCGGGGTGTCGATCGGCACGGCGTCGAAGGCGCTCAACGGCACCGGGCAGCTCCGCGACTCCACGCGGGCACGGGTCAAGGACGCCGCCGAGAAGCTCGGGTTCGTCGGCGACGCCCGGGCCCGCGCTCTGTCGTCGGGCCGCACCTACACGGTCGGCATGATCACCACCGACTCCTTCGGTCGGTTCTCGATCCCGGTGCTGCTCGGCGCCGAGGACGCCCTGTCCGCCGGGCAGATGGCCGTCCTGCTGTGCGACACCCGCGACGACCACGTCCGTGAGACCCACTACCTGCGCTCACTCGCGGCCCGAGGGGTCGACGGCATCATCGTCACCGGTCGGTCGGCCGACGCCCGGCCGCCGATCGACGTGTCCATCCCCGTGGTCTACGCCTTCACCCCGTCGACCTCGGCCGACGACGTCTCGATCACCCTCGACGACGAGGCCGGCAGCGCGGCCGTCGCCGCCCACGTGCTCACCCTCGGCCGGTCACGCGTCGCCGTCGTCACCGGGCCCTCGCGGCACCGTTCCGCCGAACGCCGGGTGGCGGGAGCGGCCTCCGTGCTCGGGTCGCGGCTCGTCACGCCGCCGCTGTTCGGCGAGTGGTCGGAACGGTGGGGGCGCCAGGCCGTCGACGTGCTGGCCCGGCAGTCGCCCGACGTCGACGCGATCGTGTGCGGCAGTGACCAGATCGCCCGCGGTGTGTGCGATCGACTGCGGGAGCTCGGACGATCGGTGCCCGGCGACGTCGCCGTCACGGGCTTCGACGACTGGGACGTGATGGCGCTCGCCTCGCGGCCGCCGCTGACGACGGTGGACCTGCGGCTCGAGGAGCTCGGGCGTGTGGCGGGGCAGGCGTTGCTCGGCCTGATCGACGGCGGTGCGGCGGCCTCGGCATCGGTCGCCCCGGCCCTCGTCATCCGCGAGAGCACCGCCGGCCCGTAG
- the araA gene encoding L-arabinose isomerase, whose protein sequence is MTQDTPTYDTPTYDTPTHDTPTPDTTTPDTTVDPQATLDGYEVWFLTGSQGLYGEETLRQVEDQSKAVHAELAGHLPVKLVWKPVLKDADGIRRALIEASADDKVIGVTTWMHTFSPAKMWIGGLQALTKPLLHLHTQANVTLPWADIDFDFMNLNQAAHGDREFGYALARLGVRHATAVGHVSDPRVQQRVSNWTRAAAGAAAVRELKLTRFGDNMRYVAVTEGDKTEAEIELGVQVNTWAVNELAAAVDAAAADTAAVDALVAQYEAAYDVDPSLRSDGGERHAALRDGAAIEIGLRTLLQQNGSAAFTTNFEDLGTLKQLPGLAVQRLMADGYGFGAEGDWKTAVLVRAMNVAGAGLPGGASLMEDYTYDLTPGAEKILGAHMLEVSPTLTTTKPTLEIHPLGIGGKDDPVRLVFTADSGEAVVVALSDTRDGFRLTANVVDVVPPTSALPKLPVGRAVWEPRPSFPVAAEAWLTAGAAHHTVMTTAVGLQVVEDLATMVGTEFLVIDEHTTARGFRDELRLQQTWHRLDRGF, encoded by the coding sequence ATGACGCAGGACACCCCGACGTACGACACCCCGACGTACGACACCCCGACGCACGACACCCCGACGCCGGACACCACGACGCCGGACACCACCGTCGACCCCCAGGCCACGCTCGACGGCTACGAGGTCTGGTTCCTCACCGGCTCCCAGGGGCTGTACGGCGAGGAGACCCTGCGCCAGGTCGAGGACCAGAGCAAGGCGGTGCACGCGGAACTCGCCGGGCACCTGCCGGTGAAGCTCGTCTGGAAGCCCGTCCTGAAGGACGCCGACGGCATCCGCCGCGCCCTGATCGAGGCGAGCGCCGACGACAAGGTCATCGGTGTCACCACCTGGATGCACACGTTCAGTCCCGCGAAGATGTGGATCGGCGGCCTGCAGGCGCTGACGAAGCCGCTGCTGCACCTGCACACGCAGGCGAACGTCACACTGCCCTGGGCGGACATCGACTTCGACTTCATGAACCTCAACCAGGCCGCGCACGGCGACCGTGAGTTCGGCTACGCCCTGGCGCGCCTCGGCGTCCGGCACGCCACCGCCGTCGGGCACGTCTCGGACCCGCGCGTGCAGCAGCGCGTGTCGAACTGGACCCGTGCCGCAGCCGGCGCCGCGGCCGTCCGCGAGCTGAAGCTGACCCGATTCGGCGACAACATGCGCTACGTCGCCGTCACCGAGGGCGACAAGACCGAGGCGGAGATCGAGCTCGGCGTGCAGGTGAACACCTGGGCCGTCAACGAGCTCGCGGCAGCGGTGGACGCTGCTGCAGCAGACACGGCAGCGGTGGACGCGCTCGTGGCGCAGTACGAAGCGGCCTACGACGTCGACCCGTCACTCCGCAGCGACGGCGGCGAACGGCACGCCGCGCTCCGCGACGGCGCCGCCATCGAGATCGGCCTCCGCACGCTCCTGCAGCAGAACGGGTCCGCCGCCTTCACCACGAACTTCGAGGACCTCGGCACGCTCAAGCAGCTCCCCGGCCTCGCCGTGCAGCGCCTGATGGCCGACGGCTACGGTTTCGGCGCCGAGGGTGACTGGAAGACGGCCGTCCTGGTCCGCGCGATGAACGTCGCCGGCGCCGGTCTGCCCGGCGGTGCGAGCCTGATGGAGGACTACACCTACGACCTCACCCCGGGTGCCGAGAAGATCCTCGGGGCGCACATGCTCGAGGTCTCCCCGACGCTCACCACCACGAAGCCGACGCTCGAGATCCACCCGCTCGGCATCGGCGGCAAGGACGACCCGGTGCGCCTGGTCTTCACCGCCGACTCCGGCGAGGCCGTCGTCGTGGCGCTCTCCGACACCCGCGACGGCTTCCGCCTGACCGCGAACGTCGTCGACGTGGTGCCCCCGACTTCGGCGTTGCCGAAGTTGCCGGTCGGCCGTGCCGTCTGGGAGCCGCGCCCGTCGTTCCCCGTCGCCGCCGAGGCCTGGCTCACCGCCGGCGCCGCCCACCACACCGTCATGACGACGGCCGTCGGTCTGCAGGTCGTCGAGGACCTCGCCACCATGGTCGGCACCGAGTTCCTGGTCATCGACGAGCACACCACCGCCCGCGGGTTCCGCGACGAGCTGCGTCTCCAGCAGACGTGGCACCGTCTCGACCGCGGCTTCTGA
- a CDS encoding glycoside hydrolase family 127 protein translates to MTTTLATDSRAHTATPVLPTADAHLTLRPLPTGDARITGGFWALRQERNGRDAVRGGYALLETAGNFRNLRIAAGLEEGEATGPIFMDSDVTKWLEAVAWEYGRAPSEDLLDLQREVTALYAQAQADDGYLDSVQQIRGKGERYTDLKWSHEMYCAGHLYQAAVAQHRATGDTGLLEVAIKNADHLVRTFGDGTAPDGTPKTRDVDGHPVVEMGLVELYRETGNRDYLDLAHWFVDARGTGIIERAGGEPTYFSDRVPSRQAMTVEGHAVRAVYLAAGAVDVAIETGDTELLAASETQFADMMATKAFITGGLGARWDWEAFGDPYELPTDRGYAETCAAIGGVQWAWRLLLATGKPVYADAIERLLYNAFLAGVSLAGTEYFYVNPLQQRDHAHQDENRSPAHGRRGWFDCACCPPNIMRTFASLDGYLATATDGGLQIHQYATADLGPVSVETGYPHDGRVVVTVTEDGPLALGLRIPVWSDTTTVQGPDGTAHPEPGTLHVVDRHWTAGDTVELVFDTTPHRYVADPRIDAARGQVAIERGPLVYAVEQADQQGFTVDDLTVDAVASITEERRDDLLDGIVTLRVPGHAPAAHEQASWPYQRLDATRSGGADRAVDATSVGDAAGSQGATTGLPSVTATAVPYYAWANRGAAPMRVWLPLAR, encoded by the coding sequence ATGACCACCACGCTCGCGACCGACAGCCGTGCGCACACCGCGACCCCGGTCCTCCCCACCGCTGACGCGCACCTGACGCTCCGGCCACTGCCCACGGGCGACGCCCGGATCACCGGCGGGTTCTGGGCACTCCGGCAGGAGCGCAACGGCCGTGACGCGGTCCGCGGCGGGTACGCCCTGCTCGAGACCGCCGGAAACTTCCGGAACCTGCGCATCGCCGCGGGGCTCGAGGAGGGCGAGGCCACCGGCCCGATCTTCATGGACTCCGACGTGACGAAGTGGCTCGAGGCGGTGGCGTGGGAGTACGGCCGGGCCCCGTCCGAGGACCTCCTCGACCTGCAGCGCGAGGTCACCGCCCTGTACGCCCAGGCGCAGGCCGACGACGGCTACCTCGACTCGGTGCAGCAGATCCGTGGGAAGGGCGAGCGGTACACGGACCTCAAGTGGAGCCACGAGATGTACTGCGCCGGGCACCTGTACCAGGCGGCCGTGGCCCAGCACCGTGCGACGGGCGACACCGGACTGCTCGAGGTCGCGATCAAGAACGCCGACCACCTGGTCCGAACGTTCGGCGACGGCACCGCACCCGACGGCACGCCGAAGACCCGCGACGTCGACGGCCACCCCGTCGTCGAGATGGGCCTGGTCGAGCTGTACCGCGAGACCGGCAACCGCGACTACCTCGACCTGGCGCACTGGTTCGTCGACGCTCGTGGCACCGGCATCATCGAGCGCGCCGGTGGCGAGCCGACGTACTTCTCCGACCGGGTGCCGAGCCGGCAGGCCATGACCGTCGAAGGCCACGCCGTCCGCGCCGTGTACCTGGCCGCGGGTGCGGTGGACGTCGCGATCGAGACCGGTGACACCGAGCTCCTGGCCGCGAGCGAGACGCAGTTCGCGGACATGATGGCGACGAAGGCCTTCATCACCGGCGGCCTCGGTGCGCGCTGGGACTGGGAGGCGTTCGGCGACCCCTACGAGCTGCCCACCGACCGCGGCTACGCCGAGACCTGTGCGGCCATCGGCGGTGTCCAGTGGGCCTGGCGCCTGCTGCTCGCCACCGGCAAGCCGGTCTACGCCGACGCGATCGAGCGCCTGCTGTACAACGCGTTCCTGGCCGGGGTGAGCCTGGCGGGCACCGAGTACTTCTACGTGAACCCCCTGCAGCAGCGGGACCACGCGCACCAGGACGAGAACCGCTCCCCCGCACACGGGCGCCGCGGCTGGTTCGACTGCGCCTGCTGCCCGCCGAACATCATGCGCACCTTCGCGAGCCTGGACGGCTACCTGGCGACGGCGACCGACGGCGGCCTGCAGATCCACCAGTACGCGACCGCGGACCTCGGCCCGGTGTCGGTCGAGACCGGCTACCCGCACGACGGCCGCGTGGTCGTCACCGTCACCGAGGACGGCCCGCTCGCCCTCGGCCTGCGGATCCCGGTCTGGTCGGACACGACGACGGTGCAGGGTCCGGACGGCACCGCGCACCCGGAGCCGGGAACGCTGCACGTCGTCGACCGGCACTGGACCGCCGGTGACACGGTCGAGCTCGTCTTCGACACGACGCCGCACCGGTACGTCGCCGACCCCCGCATCGACGCCGCCCGCGGTCAGGTCGCCATCGAGCGTGGCCCCCTCGTGTACGCCGTGGAGCAGGCGGACCAGCAGGGCTTCACGGTCGACGACCTGACGGTCGACGCGGTCGCCTCGATCACCGAGGAACGTCGCGACGACCTGCTCGACGGCATCGTCACGCTGCGCGTTCCCGGACACGCGCCTGCCGCACACGAGCAGGCATCGTGGCCGTACCAGCGGCTGGACGCGACCCGGTCTGGAGGCGCGGATCGCGCCGTGGACGCGACCAGCGTCGGCGACGCGGCCGGCTCGCAGGGCGCCACCACGGGCCTCCCGTCGGTCACCGCGACAGCGGTTCCCTACTACGCGTGGGCGAACCGGGGCGCGGCGCCGATGCGCGTGTGGCTCCCGCTGGCGCGGTGA
- a CDS encoding carbohydrate ABC transporter permease: protein MTTISTRRTGAGRPTVGRDAGRPGRSGPSRGSLTHPPRAGAVLVTPAIVFVAVFVLAPLVFALYISFTNWPLIGPYRFIGLQNYLTLFQDPTFVHAIGYTLLYTAIVTVPILVLGYFLAVLIRARRRGSTLLRTVFFLPYVVGLTTLSFMLVLEAQPNSGAVNMVLRWLGITDGSTAWLVNGPLATLLICVLVVWAVSGLTMVLLMSAMQGIPDEVYESAQLEGASWWQTERLITLPMIRSTIALSAIISVIGSLLAFNQFYILTQGGPGTETTTIVNAIYNRGFVNLQLGAATAESIALVVVIAAVTVFQFWALREKD from the coding sequence ATGACCACCATCTCCACCCGACGGACCGGCGCCGGCCGCCCGACCGTCGGCCGCGACGCCGGCCGCCCGGGCCGCTCGGGTCCGTCCCGCGGTTCGCTCACACACCCGCCGCGCGCTGGCGCCGTGCTCGTCACCCCGGCGATCGTCTTCGTCGCGGTGTTCGTCCTCGCCCCGCTCGTGTTCGCGCTCTACATCTCGTTCACGAACTGGCCCCTGATCGGGCCGTACCGGTTCATCGGGCTGCAGAACTACCTGACGCTGTTCCAGGACCCGACGTTCGTGCACGCCATCGGGTACACGCTGCTGTACACCGCGATCGTGACGGTGCCGATCCTGGTGCTCGGCTACTTCCTGGCGGTGCTCATCCGGGCACGGCGACGGGGCAGCACCCTGCTGCGGACGGTGTTCTTCCTGCCGTACGTCGTCGGCCTGACCACGCTGTCGTTCATGCTCGTGCTCGAGGCGCAGCCGAACTCCGGAGCCGTCAACATGGTGCTCCGCTGGCTCGGCATCACCGACGGCAGCACGGCCTGGCTCGTCAACGGCCCCCTCGCCACGCTGCTCATCTGCGTGCTCGTGGTCTGGGCGGTGTCCGGGCTGACGATGGTGCTCCTGATGTCGGCGATGCAGGGCATCCCCGACGAGGTGTACGAGTCCGCGCAGCTCGAAGGGGCCTCGTGGTGGCAGACCGAACGGCTCATCACCCTGCCGATGATCCGGTCGACCATCGCGCTCAGCGCCATCATCTCGGTGATCGGGTCGCTGCTCGCGTTCAACCAGTTCTACATCCTGACCCAGGGCGGACCGGGGACCGAGACGACCACGATCGTGAACGCGATCTACAACCGTGGCTTCGTCAACCTGCAGCTCGGCGCCGCGACCGCCGAGTCGATCGCCCTCGTCGTCGTCATCGCCGCCGTCACGGTGTTCCAGTTCTGGGCACTGCGAGAGAAGGACTGA
- a CDS encoding L-ribulose-5-phosphate 4-epimerase, whose translation MTSATDHDTQRAVAATRERVARLHGELVRYGLVIWTGGNVSERVPGTDLFVIKPSGVSSDDLTPENQVVCTLDGQPADGWGNEHGPSSDTAAHAHVYRNMPEVGGVVHTHSTYATAWAARAEPIPCVITAMADEFGGPIPVGPFAIIGDDSIGHGIVETLSGHRSRAVLMQNHGVFTIGKDAKDAVKAAVMCEDVARTVHIAKQGGDVVPIAEADIDRLFDRYQNVYGQNPEGAMR comes from the coding sequence ATGACCAGCGCAACCGACCACGACACCCAGCGGGCCGTCGCGGCCACCCGCGAGCGCGTCGCCCGCCTGCACGGCGAACTCGTCCGCTACGGCCTGGTGATCTGGACCGGCGGCAACGTCTCCGAGCGCGTGCCCGGCACGGACCTGTTCGTCATCAAGCCGAGCGGCGTCTCGAGCGACGACCTGACCCCGGAGAACCAGGTCGTCTGCACCCTCGACGGCCAGCCGGCCGACGGCTGGGGCAACGAGCACGGCCCGTCCTCCGACACCGCCGCGCACGCCCACGTGTACCGGAACATGCCCGAGGTCGGCGGCGTCGTGCACACCCACTCGACGTACGCGACGGCGTGGGCCGCACGAGCGGAACCCATCCCGTGCGTGATCACCGCGATGGCCGACGAGTTCGGCGGCCCGATCCCCGTCGGCCCGTTCGCGATCATCGGCGACGACTCGATCGGCCACGGCATCGTGGAGACCCTCAGCGGACACCGGAGCCGCGCGGTCCTGATGCAGAACCACGGCGTCTTCACCATCGGCAAGGACGCGAAGGACGCCGTGAAGGCGGCCGTGATGTGCGAGGACGTCGCCCGGACGGTGCACATCGCGAAGCAGGGCGGAGACGTCGTCCCGATCGCCGAAGCAGACATCGATCGACTCTTCGATCGCTACCAGAACGTCTACGGACAGAACCCCGAAGGAGCCATGCGATGA
- a CDS encoding xylulokinase, whose protein sequence is MGDDPTQQVANGRTTLGIELGSTRIKACLVDEDLVPIAAGSHEWENEFVDGRWTYSLDAVETGLRAAYAALVADVEAQFGVRPTTFRAVGVSAMMHGYLAFDAAGELLVPFRTWRNTSTGPAAERLSEALSFNVPLRWSIAHLYQAVLDDEPHVAEVAGITTLAGYVHRRLTGRNVLGVGDASGVFPIESGPVDSGPGEPGSRDWDGHMLATTQELLGEHVPDLRAVLPEVLVAGEEAGALTPEGAAWLDPTGSLSPGAPLCPPEGDAGTGMVATNAVAPRTGNVSVGTSIFAMVVLEHPLSTPHEELDVVTTPSGDAVAMVHCNNGASEIASWARVFGRFAEASGSPMPTDDVFRVLLDEAEQADPDAGGLLSFNYLAGEPVTHVEDGRPLLLRTPDARFTLGNLVRSEVHGAFATLAIGMDVLHGERVQVDRMTAHGGLFRTPGAPQRLLAAALRVPIALEETAGEGGAWGIAVLATYLEHTDQQLADYLSDTVFGGDAVHVAEPEPRDVEGFQTYLGRYRAALPVQAVAAAATRPDATGTGAAAAPGAGATTTRGEGTAGAEPRLPAEQEVTR, encoded by the coding sequence ATGGGCGACGACCCCACCCAGCAGGTCGCGAACGGCCGCACGACACTCGGGATCGAGCTCGGCTCCACCCGCATCAAGGCGTGTCTGGTGGACGAGGACCTCGTGCCCATCGCCGCAGGGTCCCACGAGTGGGAGAACGAGTTCGTCGACGGCCGCTGGACCTACTCGCTCGACGCCGTCGAGACCGGGCTCCGGGCCGCGTACGCCGCGCTCGTCGCCGACGTCGAAGCACAGTTCGGCGTGCGTCCGACCACCTTCCGCGCCGTCGGTGTGAGCGCGATGATGCACGGTTACCTGGCGTTCGACGCCGCGGGTGAGTTGCTCGTGCCGTTCCGGACCTGGCGCAACACCTCGACCGGACCCGCCGCCGAACGGCTCAGCGAGGCCCTGTCCTTCAACGTCCCGCTCCGCTGGTCGATCGCACACCTGTACCAGGCGGTGCTCGACGACGAGCCGCACGTGGCCGAGGTCGCGGGCATCACGACCCTCGCGGGCTACGTCCACCGACGACTCACCGGTCGGAACGTGCTCGGGGTCGGGGACGCCTCCGGTGTCTTCCCGATCGAGAGCGGCCCCGTCGACAGCGGCCCGGGCGAGCCCGGCTCCCGCGACTGGGACGGGCACATGCTCGCCACGACGCAGGAACTGCTCGGCGAGCACGTCCCCGACCTCCGTGCGGTCCTGCCCGAGGTGCTCGTCGCGGGCGAGGAAGCCGGAGCCCTGACCCCCGAGGGCGCCGCGTGGCTCGACCCCACCGGCTCGCTCAGCCCCGGTGCGCCCCTGTGCCCGCCCGAGGGCGATGCCGGCACCGGCATGGTCGCGACGAACGCCGTCGCCCCCCGCACCGGCAACGTCAGCGTCGGCACGAGCATCTTCGCGATGGTGGTCCTCGAGCACCCGCTCAGCACCCCGCACGAGGAACTCGACGTCGTGACCACCCCGTCCGGCGACGCCGTCGCGATGGTGCACTGCAACAACGGCGCGAGCGAGATCGCCAGCTGGGCGCGGGTGTTCGGACGCTTCGCCGAGGCATCGGGCAGTCCGATGCCGACGGATGACGTGTTCCGGGTCCTCCTGGACGAAGCCGAACAGGCCGACCCCGACGCCGGCGGCCTGCTCTCCTTCAACTACCTGGCCGGCGAACCCGTCACCCACGTCGAGGACGGCCGGCCCCTGCTGCTCCGTACTCCCGACGCCCGCTTCACCCTGGGCAACCTGGTCCGCTCCGAGGTGCACGGCGCGTTCGCCACCCTGGCGATCGGCATGGACGTGCTGCACGGCGAACGGGTGCAGGTCGACCGGATGACCGCGCACGGCGGACTCTTCCGCACGCCCGGTGCCCCGCAGCGACTGCTCGCCGCCGCACTGCGGGTTCCGATCGCCCTCGAGGAGACCGCGGGCGAGGGCGGGGCGTGGGGCATCGCCGTCCTGGCCACCTACCTCGAGCACACCGACCAGCAGCTCGCCGACTACCTGTCGGACACCGTGTTCGGCGGGGACGCCGTGCACGTGGCCGAGCCAGAGCCGCGCGACGTCGAGGGCTTCCAGACGTACCTCGGCCGGTACCGCGCTGCCCTGCCCGTCCAGGCCGTGGCGGCAGCGGCGACCCGACCAGACGCGACCGGAACCGGTGCGGCAGCCGCCCCCGGCGCCGGCGCGACCACGACCCGGGGCGAGGGGACGGCGGGAGCCGAGCCGCGCCTCCCGGCAGAGCAGGAAGTGACCAGATGA
- a CDS encoding carbohydrate ABC transporter permease, whose protein sequence is MSTTTSRAGLAAPDLSTRTLTTTGDGHRRRHHQGSVRHPRDTAVKRTLYVIAGVGSALVFGVPLLWSILRAFQSEAVITQAADPATFFQLGWQNFAAVFSSSSHLLTGVFNSLIVSIATAVLTAVIATMAGYGFARFRFRGSGIVFGLVLLTMMVPFQAILTPLYLEMNAMKLTNSLLGLVLFYTTVNLPFGVFVMRNAFESIPTELEDSAFVDGASRFRVVVSVLRPLLLPGAATAALYAFLASWTEFLGALTFLTKDSLYTLPVALLNLQTGAYGQVSYGNLVAGSVVAMIPCIALYVGLQRFYVAGLSSGALKG, encoded by the coding sequence ATGAGCACCACGACCTCCCGCGCCGGCCTCGCAGCACCGGACCTGTCCACCCGCACGCTGACCACCACCGGCGACGGACACCGACGGCGCCACCACCAGGGCAGCGTCCGGCATCCACGCGACACCGCCGTCAAGCGCACCCTCTACGTGATCGCCGGCGTCGGGTCGGCGCTCGTCTTCGGCGTCCCGCTGCTGTGGTCGATCCTGCGGGCGTTCCAGTCCGAGGCCGTCATCACGCAGGCGGCCGACCCCGCGACGTTCTTCCAGCTCGGATGGCAGAACTTCGCGGCGGTGTTCAGCTCGTCGTCGCACCTGCTGACCGGCGTGTTCAACTCGCTGATCGTGTCGATCGCCACCGCCGTGCTCACCGCGGTGATCGCGACGATGGCCGGGTACGGGTTCGCCCGCTTCCGGTTCCGCGGCTCCGGCATCGTGTTCGGCCTGGTGCTGCTGACGATGATGGTGCCGTTCCAGGCGATCCTCACTCCGCTGTACCTCGAGATGAACGCCATGAAGCTCACGAACTCGCTGCTCGGGCTCGTGCTGTTCTACACGACGGTGAACCTGCCGTTCGGGGTGTTCGTGATGCGGAACGCGTTCGAGTCGATCCCGACCGAACTCGAGGACTCGGCGTTCGTCGACGGGGCCTCCCGCTTCCGGGTCGTCGTGTCGGTGCTCCGCCCGCTCCTGCTGCCCGGGGCCGCGACCGCCGCGCTGTACGCGTTCCTGGCGTCGTGGACCGAGTTCCTCGGGGCGCTGACGTTCCTGACGAAGGACTCGCTCTACACGTTGCCGGTGGCGCTGCTCAACCTGCAGACCGGGGCGTACGGGCAGGTGTCGTACGGCAACCTCGTCGCCGGGTCGGTCGTGGCGATGATCCCGTGCATCGCGCTCTACGTCGGGCTGCAGCGGTTCTACGTCGCAGGCCTGTCGTCCGGTGCACTGAAGGGCTGA